The following coding sequences are from one Mycobacterium bourgelatii window:
- a CDS encoding oxidoreductase has translation MAPHDAKVWFLTGASRGFGLEIARKILSQGDKVVATARRTNQIHEQLPGAGDNLLAVDLDVTNGEQATKAVQSAVDAFGRIDVLVNNAGRGLLGAVEESSDASARAVYEVNVFGTLTMQRAVLPVMRRQRSGRIINISSIGGLLGSPGWGVYCSTKFAMEGFSEALAKEVKPLGIWVTIVEPGYFRTDFLDASSLGTEETIIADYESTAGAVRARAAELNHEQPGDPVKAAAAIVDIAAAAEPPVHLLLGSDCVAAVENKIQQLQAEIDAWRAVSLSTDHD, from the coding sequence TTGGCCCCACACGACGCCAAAGTCTGGTTTCTCACCGGAGCATCACGCGGATTCGGCCTTGAGATCGCGCGCAAGATCTTGAGCCAGGGGGACAAGGTGGTAGCCACCGCGCGGCGCACCAACCAAATCCACGAACAGCTTCCCGGCGCGGGCGACAACCTGCTGGCCGTCGACCTCGACGTCACCAACGGCGAGCAGGCCACCAAAGCGGTCCAGTCCGCGGTCGACGCGTTCGGACGCATCGACGTGCTGGTGAACAACGCCGGGCGCGGACTGCTCGGAGCCGTCGAAGAATCGTCCGACGCCTCGGCCCGTGCCGTCTACGAGGTCAACGTGTTTGGCACGCTCACCATGCAGCGGGCGGTGCTGCCGGTGATGCGCCGACAACGGTCCGGGCGCATCATCAACATCAGCTCGATCGGCGGACTGCTCGGCTCACCCGGGTGGGGCGTCTACTGCTCCACCAAGTTCGCGATGGAAGGGTTCAGCGAAGCGCTGGCCAAAGAGGTTAAGCCGCTGGGCATTTGGGTCACGATCGTGGAGCCGGGTTACTTCCGCACCGACTTCCTCGACGCGTCCAGCCTCGGCACCGAGGAAACCATCATCGCCGACTACGAATCGACCGCGGGAGCGGTGCGCGCCCGCGCCGCGGAACTCAATCACGAGCAACCCGGCGATCCGGTCAAGGCCGCGGCCGCGATCGTCGACATCGCCGCGGCGGCGGAGCCCCCGGTGCACCTGCTGTTGGGCAGCGACTGCGTCGCGGCGGTCGAGAACAAGATCCAGCAGCTGCAAGCCGAGATCGACGCCTGGCGGGCGGTCTCGCTCTCGACCGACCACGACTGA
- a CDS encoding nitroreductase family protein, producing the protein MTLNLSVDEVLTTTRSVRKRLDFDKPVPREVLMECLELALQAPTGSNAQGWQWMFVEDPDKKQAIADVYRGNALPYLGSPAPEYPEGDPRNTQMGRVRDSARYLAERMHEAPVLLVPCLKGRPEESPLGGVSFWASLFPAVWSFCLALRSRGLGSCWTTLHLFNDGERKVADVLGIPYDEYAQAGLFPIAYTKGTGFRPAKRLPAADLTHWNSW; encoded by the coding sequence ATGACCCTCAACCTGTCCGTCGACGAAGTCCTCACCACCACGCGCTCGGTGCGCAAGCGCCTCGACTTCGACAAGCCGGTGCCGCGCGAGGTGTTGATGGAATGCCTCGAGTTGGCGCTACAGGCGCCCACCGGCTCCAACGCCCAGGGCTGGCAGTGGATGTTCGTCGAAGACCCCGACAAGAAGCAGGCGATCGCCGACGTCTATCGGGGAAATGCCCTGCCCTACCTCGGTTCACCCGCGCCCGAGTACCCCGAGGGTGACCCGCGCAACACCCAGATGGGACGCGTTCGCGATTCGGCGCGCTACCTCGCCGAGCGCATGCACGAGGCGCCGGTCCTGTTGGTTCCCTGCCTGAAAGGACGGCCGGAGGAGTCGCCGTTGGGCGGCGTCTCGTTCTGGGCGTCGCTGTTCCCGGCGGTGTGGAGCTTTTGTTTGGCACTGCGTTCCCGTGGGCTGGGATCCTGCTGGACCACGCTGCACCTCTTCAACGACGGTGAGCGCAAAGTGGCCGACGTGCTCGGCATTCCGTACGACGAGTACGCCCAGGCGGGCCTGTTCCCGATCGCCTACACCAAGGGCACCGGCTTCCGGCCCGCCAAGCGGCTGCCCGCCGCGGACCTCACCCACTGGAACAGCTGGTAG
- a CDS encoding tRNA (cytidine(34)-2'-O)-methyltransferase, with protein sequence MFRLLFYSPRIAPNTGNAIRTAAATGCELHLVEPLGFDLSEPKLRRAGLDYHDLASVTVHASLAAAWTALMPARVFAFTTAAGSRFSDVSYQAGDVLMFGPEPTGLDEATLADEHITTQVRIPMLAGRRSLNLSNAAAVAVYEAWRQHAYSGAI encoded by the coding sequence GTGTTCCGGTTGCTTTTCTATTCCCCGCGTATCGCGCCGAACACGGGCAACGCCATCCGGACGGCGGCGGCAACCGGTTGCGAGCTGCATCTGGTCGAGCCGCTGGGTTTCGACCTGTCCGAACCGAAGCTGCGCCGAGCGGGCCTGGACTACCACGACCTGGCCTCGGTCACCGTCCATGCGTCGCTTGCGGCCGCTTGGACGGCGCTGATGCCGGCGCGGGTGTTCGCCTTCACCACGGCCGCGGGTAGCCGGTTTTCCGACGTGAGTTACCAGGCCGGCGACGTGCTGATGTTCGGGCCCGAGCCCACCGGTCTGGACGAGGCGACCCTGGCCGACGAACACATCACCACCCAGGTGCGCATTCCCATGCTGGCCGGTCGGCGCTCACTGAACCTGTCCAACGCCGCCGCCGTCGCCGTGTACGAGGCCTGGCGACAGCACGCGTACTCCGGCGCGATCTGA
- a CDS encoding mycothiol-dependent nitroreductase Rv2466c family protein has protein sequence MDGDRNVAAAVTIWFDPVGPFTWNTARWLKSVADDGDVTVDWRLMSLAVLNEGQEQSPQQQEHMRESRQIGRLMAAIGEQHGDVVAAYFAFGERFFDGANDISGPLVKEVCAAASSDVADAVLSDEAYDQIVRASHESGQEALGEEGGSPIVRINDRTFFGPVLTDPPAPAQARPLLDAFATLAAVPQFSQLKRPR, from the coding sequence GTGGACGGTGATCGCAACGTTGCCGCGGCGGTGACTATTTGGTTCGACCCGGTGGGTCCCTTTACCTGGAATACCGCTCGATGGTTGAAGTCCGTCGCGGACGACGGCGACGTCACCGTCGATTGGCGACTGATGAGCCTGGCGGTACTCAACGAGGGACAGGAGCAATCGCCGCAGCAGCAGGAGCACATGCGGGAATCGCGTCAGATCGGCCGACTGATGGCCGCCATCGGTGAGCAGCACGGGGACGTGGTCGCCGCTTATTTCGCGTTCGGCGAGCGCTTCTTTGACGGTGCCAACGACATCAGCGGTCCGCTGGTCAAAGAAGTCTGCGCGGCGGCTAGTTCCGACGTCGCGGATGCGGTGCTCTCGGACGAGGCATACGACCAGATCGTGCGGGCCAGCCACGAGTCCGGCCAAGAGGCCCTGGGCGAAGAGGGCGGTAGCCCCATCGTGCGGATAAACGACCGGACCTTTTTCGGACCCGTGCTGACCGATCCGCCCGCCCCCGCGCAGGCTCGGCCGCTTCTCGACGCGTTCGCCACGCTGGCGGCCGTTCCACAGTTCAGCCAGCTGAAGCGGCCGCGGTAA